The following are encoded in a window of Flavobacterium sp. WC2421 genomic DNA:
- the ygiD gene encoding 4,5-DOPA dioxygenase extradiol, with amino-acid sequence MNTLNDLHKISSSFSNTEKMPVLFLGHGSPMNAIEENEFVANFRNLAKTLPEPNAILCISAHWFTNGTKVTAMEMPRTIHDFGGFPQALFDVQYPAKGSPELAVETTKLLLPTEVELDEHWGLDHGAWSVIKHLYPDAHVPVIQLSIDYTKPGKYHFELAQKLSALRTKGVLIIGSGNIVHNLRLVDFQNFHRDDYGYDWAIEARATINDYLLDGDFQPLIDFEKQSKAFQLAIPTPDHYLPLIYTLGLKGKTEELSLFNNKLLAGSLSMTSVKIL; translated from the coding sequence ATGAATACTTTAAACGACTTACATAAAATTTCTAGTTCTTTTTCGAATACCGAAAAAATGCCTGTCTTATTTTTAGGACACGGGAGTCCAATGAATGCAATTGAAGAAAATGAGTTTGTAGCCAATTTTAGAAATTTAGCCAAAACATTACCAGAACCCAATGCTATTTTGTGTATTTCGGCACATTGGTTTACTAATGGCACAAAGGTTACTGCAATGGAAATGCCAAGAACAATTCACGATTTTGGAGGTTTCCCTCAAGCATTATTTGATGTGCAGTATCCTGCAAAAGGAAGTCCTGAACTAGCAGTAGAAACTACCAAATTATTGCTTCCCACCGAAGTGGAACTTGACGAACATTGGGGATTAGATCATGGTGCTTGGAGTGTAATTAAACATTTATATCCAGATGCTCATGTTCCTGTAATTCAGTTGAGTATTGATTATACTAAACCAGGGAAATATCATTTTGAATTGGCTCAAAAACTCAGCGCTTTGCGTACTAAAGGCGTTTTGATAATTGGAAGTGGAAATATAGTTCATAATTTAAGATTGGTTGATTTTCAGAATTTCCATAGAGATGATTATGGTTACGATTGGGCGATTGAAGCAAGAGCTACAATAAATGATTATTTGCTAGATGGAGACTTTCAACCGCTTATTGATTTTGAAAAACAAAGCAAAGCCTTTCAATTAGCGATACCTACACCAGACCATTATTTGCCTTTGATTTATACTTTAGGACTAAAAGGAAAAACCGAAGAATTAAGTTTGTTTAATAATAAACTTTTAGCGGGTTCGTTGAGTATGACTTCGGTTAAGATTTTATAA
- a CDS encoding SDR family oxidoreductase, which yields MNTKILVTGATGNFGKTTIDFLLKKEIAVSNISALVRDEGKAADLKAKGITLKIGDYDNYESLLAAFQGIDKLLLVSGTDLANRSKQQLAAVKAAKEAGVKHILYTSFERKNESDSSPIAFLAKSHIDTDNAIKASGMKYTIFRNNLYLDVLPMFLGEKVLDTGIYFPAGETAAAYVSRNDLAEAVATVLITEGHENKEYGMNNVENYSMQEIADTLSKITNTTVNYISPDPKDYEAVLTQAGVPGEYIGMFVGFAEAIKQGEFQAESSDLEKLLGRKPITLEAFLKQVYSK from the coding sequence ATGAATACAAAAATTTTGGTCACAGGAGCGACAGGTAATTTCGGAAAAACAACAATTGATTTTTTGTTGAAAAAAGAAATTGCAGTCTCCAATATTTCAGCCCTAGTTAGAGACGAAGGCAAAGCAGCTGATTTGAAAGCAAAAGGAATTACATTAAAAATAGGGGATTACGATAATTATGAATCGTTGTTAGCTGCATTTCAAGGAATTGATAAATTATTATTGGTTTCAGGAACTGATTTAGCTAATCGTAGTAAACAACAGTTAGCTGCTGTAAAAGCGGCCAAAGAAGCAGGAGTGAAGCATATTTTGTATACTAGTTTTGAACGTAAAAATGAATCTGATAGCTCTCCAATTGCCTTTTTGGCCAAATCACATATTGATACGGATAATGCTATTAAGGCAAGCGGAATGAAGTATACTATTTTTAGAAATAATTTATACCTAGATGTTTTACCTATGTTTTTAGGTGAGAAAGTTTTAGATACTGGAATTTATTTTCCAGCAGGTGAAACTGCTGCTGCATATGTATCTAGAAATGATTTAGCTGAAGCTGTTGCTACTGTTTTAATAACTGAGGGTCATGAGAATAAAGAATACGGGATGAATAATGTCGAAAATTATTCGATGCAAGAAATTGCAGATACTCTAAGTAAAATTACAAATACTACTGTAAATTATATAAGTCCTGACCCTAAAGATTACGAAGCTGTTTTGACTCAGGCAGGAGTTCCAGGGGAATATATTGGAATGTTTGTAGGTTTTGCCGAAGCGATAAAGCAAGGTGAGTTTCAAGCAGAATCTTCGGACTTAGAAAAATTGTTAGGAAGAAAACCGATCACATTAGAAGCTTTTTTGAAACAAGTTTATTCAAAATAA
- a CDS encoding winged helix-turn-helix transcriptional regulator: MENKISFKDVKACPIQFVLAVNDTLNVISGKWKLPIIGSLLFEKRRFTDILRNIPKITPRMLSKELKDLEMNGMVKRTVYDTIPIAVEYELTESAKSLGDVLDKMLEWGLQHRETVLAEK, from the coding sequence ATGGAAAATAAAATAAGCTTTAAAGATGTAAAAGCATGTCCAATTCAGTTTGTATTGGCTGTAAATGATACTTTGAATGTCATTAGTGGAAAATGGAAACTACCTATTATTGGGTCATTACTATTTGAAAAAAGACGATTTACTGATATACTGCGCAATATTCCTAAAATCACACCACGAATGTTATCTAAGGAATTGAAAGATCTAGAAATGAACGGAATGGTGAAACGTACTGTTTATGATACGATACCAATAGCAGTTGAATATGAATTAACAGAATCAGCTAAATCCTTAGGTGATGTTTTAGATAAAATGCTAGAATGGGGTTTGCAACATAGGGAAACAGTACTTGCGGAAAAGTAG
- a CDS encoding ATP-dependent RecD-like DNA helicase, which translates to MNSSLFYSLLRKQFPFAPTYNQDIFFQKIAIFLTDTHNDTIFVLKGYAGTGKTTVISTIVNNLLEINKKYVLLAPTGRAAKVIANYSNKPAFTIHKKIYFPKKSSGGGVSFTLQPNKHKNTIFIVDEASMISDTNSDSKMYENGSLLDDLISYVYSGANCKMILLGDTAQLPPVNLDISPALDIHTLSINYNKEVEHIELNEVMRQEEGSGILYNATELRTLLEDSFITDFKFDVKKFKDIVRLTDGYDIQDAINSAYSNYSIEDTAFIVRSNKRANQYNEQIRTKILDKESELSTGDFLMVVKNNYFWLKDSDEAGFIANGDIIEVLEIFKIQELYGFKFAKVKIRMVDYPNQIPFETVLLLDTIKSESPSLTYEESNRLYQEVLKDYEGETKYKQFQKVKANEYFNGLQVKFSYAITCHKSQGGQWDTVFIEQPYLPNGIDSDYIRWLYTAITRAKSKLYLIGFKDENFVE; encoded by the coding sequence ATGAATTCTTCCTTGTTCTATAGCCTTTTACGAAAACAGTTTCCTTTTGCTCCTACATACAATCAGGATATTTTTTTTCAAAAAATCGCCATTTTTTTAACGGATACGCACAATGACACTATTTTTGTACTTAAAGGATATGCTGGAACTGGAAAAACGACTGTGATTTCTACTATTGTAAATAACCTATTAGAAATTAACAAAAAGTACGTTTTACTGGCGCCTACAGGTCGTGCTGCCAAAGTAATTGCTAATTATTCGAACAAGCCTGCTTTTACGATTCATAAAAAAATATATTTTCCAAAGAAATCTTCGGGAGGTGGAGTGTCGTTTACTTTGCAACCCAATAAACATAAAAACACCATATTTATAGTCGATGAAGCTTCTATGATTTCGGATACGAATTCCGATTCTAAAATGTATGAAAACGGATCGTTACTAGACGATTTGATTTCTTATGTCTATTCAGGAGCCAACTGTAAAATGATACTCTTGGGAGATACCGCACAATTGCCACCGGTAAATTTAGATATTAGTCCCGCATTAGACATTCATACTTTAAGCATCAATTACAATAAAGAAGTCGAGCATATTGAACTCAATGAAGTAATGCGTCAGGAAGAAGGTTCCGGTATTTTATATAATGCTACGGAGCTTCGTACTTTATTGGAAGATTCTTTTATAACCGATTTTAAATTTGATGTCAAAAAATTCAAAGATATTGTTCGGTTAACAGATGGATATGACATTCAAGATGCCATTAATTCTGCATATAGTAATTATAGTATTGAAGATACGGCTTTCATTGTTCGGTCGAATAAAAGGGCCAATCAATACAACGAACAAATACGAACCAAAATTCTCGATAAGGAAAGTGAGTTGTCTACAGGTGACTTTTTAATGGTAGTAAAGAATAATTATTTTTGGCTAAAAGATTCAGATGAAGCTGGTTTTATTGCCAATGGTGATATTATTGAAGTGCTGGAGATTTTTAAAATTCAAGAATTATACGGTTTTAAGTTTGCCAAAGTAAAAATACGAATGGTCGATTACCCAAATCAAATTCCGTTTGAAACCGTTTTATTATTAGACACTATAAAAAGCGAATCTCCATCTTTAACGTATGAGGAATCCAATAGATTGTATCAAGAAGTATTGAAAGATTACGAAGGAGAAACTAAATACAAGCAGTTCCAAAAAGTAAAAGCCAATGAATATTTCAACGGATTACAAGTAAAGTTCTCATATGCCATAACCTGCCATAAGTCACAAGGAGGGCAGTGGGATACGGTTTTTATTGAACAACCTTATTTACCTAATGGAATAGATAGTGATTACATTCGATGGTTGTATACGGCAATTACAAGAGCAAAGAGCAAGTTGTATTTGATTGGGTTTAAAGATGAGAATTTTGTCGAATAG
- a CDS encoding DUF3822 family protein yields the protein MSTQNTNITEKKYKKLSIQVSLTGLSFCCFDTLNNTITSFNEVHFDSFHKGIQIEDLFSNAFQEYPELNDSYDDVLIIHNNNLSTFVPEPLFDENFIGSYLQYNTKVFKTDFFAFDEISNYQINCVYIPYVNMNNFFIDKFGAFDYKHANSILITTLLDASKNIDDKKMTVHFNKGHFEIIVIQNQKMLLFNSFDYQTPEDFIYYVLFTAEQLNMNPEKFLLELIGDIDTESEFFKIAYKYIRNVALVDVEALRWNNYFSEAENRNHYILFNS from the coding sequence ATGTCTACACAAAATACGAATATTACCGAAAAGAAATATAAAAAACTGTCTATTCAAGTTTCCTTGACTGGACTTTCTTTTTGTTGTTTTGATACATTAAACAATACCATAACTTCTTTTAATGAAGTTCATTTTGACAGTTTCCATAAAGGAATACAAATTGAAGATTTATTTTCGAATGCTTTTCAGGAATATCCTGAATTGAATGACAGCTATGATGATGTGCTCATTATACACAACAACAATCTTTCCACATTTGTTCCTGAACCCTTATTCGATGAGAATTTTATAGGTAGTTATTTACAGTATAATACAAAAGTTTTTAAAACTGATTTTTTCGCTTTCGATGAAATTAGCAATTATCAAATCAACTGTGTCTATATTCCTTATGTGAATATGAATAATTTTTTTATTGACAAATTTGGTGCTTTTGATTATAAGCATGCGAATAGTATTTTGATCACTACCCTTTTGGATGCATCCAAAAATATTGACGATAAAAAAATGACCGTTCATTTTAATAAAGGCCATTTTGAAATTATTGTTATTCAAAATCAAAAGATGTTATTATTCAACTCCTTTGATTACCAAACACCCGAAGATTTTATTTATTACGTTTTATTTACTGCAGAACAATTGAATATGAATCCAGAAAAATTCTTATTGGAATTAATAGGAGATATTGATACAGAAAGTGAATTTTTCAAAATAGCATATAAATATATCCGCAACGTTGCTTTAGTAGACGTTGAGGCTTTACGATGGAACAATTATTTTTCTGAGGCCGAAAACAGAAATCATTATATACTTTTCAACTCATGA
- a CDS encoding RsmD family RNA methyltransferase codes for MRIISGKYKGRRINPPKGLPVRPTTDMSKEALFNVLNNHFSFEGLKVLDLFAGTGNISYEFASRGSSPITSVDGDFGCVKFIKQTAAEYDFNIAATKSDVFKFLERNNATFDIIFADPPYALDQATFDRIVLLVFEKNSLNQDGMMVIEHSKYTKLDHLIHFSFKKSYGGSIFSFFELPSSDEELDEDLFENDGEEE; via the coding sequence ATGAGAATCATTTCAGGAAAATACAAAGGAAGACGCATAAATCCACCAAAAGGATTACCCGTTCGCCCTACAACCGATATGTCTAAGGAAGCTTTATTCAATGTTTTAAATAACCATTTTAGTTTTGAAGGATTGAAAGTATTGGACTTATTCGCTGGAACAGGTAATATAAGCTACGAATTTGCTTCTAGAGGAAGTTCCCCAATTACCTCAGTTGACGGGGATTTTGGTTGCGTGAAATTCATTAAACAAACAGCCGCTGAATACGATTTTAATATTGCAGCTACGAAAAGTGATGTCTTTAAATTTTTAGAAAGAAACAATGCCACTTTTGATATTATTTTTGCCGATCCACCTTATGCTTTAGACCAAGCTACATTCGATAGAATTGTGCTGCTTGTTTTTGAAAAAAACAGTTTGAATCAAGACGGAATGATGGTTATTGAGCATTCAAAATATACTAAACTAGATCATCTAATTCATTTTTCATTTAAGAAAAGTTATGGCGGATCTATTTTCAGTTTCTTCGAATTACCATCATCTGACGAGGAGTTAGACGAGGATTTATTTGAAAACGACGGGGAAGAAGAATAA
- a CDS encoding ketopantoate reductase family protein: MKTRIGILGLGGVGGYFGGLLAKAYAESDQIEIVFIARGETQKAIARSGLKIVSDDNEMIVFPSIVSNDPAIIGKLDYLICATKTYDIEESLLALQKCITKNTVFLPLYNGVDAPERISILYPDNVVLEGCVYIVSMINAPGEITKIGAYEKLFFGSRTASISKLKALQSIFKKATIESYLVDNIEETVWEKFIFISALASATSYLNQNVGEILSTDSSRKLYVGLLNEITLIAAVKGLELPNDIIMQTILKLEKTPHSATSSMHRDVLAGRKFELASLTQFVVEQGLKYEVETPNYKMVLDKLSVVLDFNI; this comes from the coding sequence ATGAAAACAAGAATAGGTATATTAGGTTTGGGTGGAGTAGGTGGCTATTTTGGTGGACTTTTGGCGAAAGCCTATGCTGAATCAGATCAAATTGAGATTGTATTTATCGCACGCGGGGAAACTCAAAAAGCTATAGCGCGATCTGGCTTAAAAATTGTTTCGGATGACAATGAAATGATTGTTTTTCCAAGCATAGTATCTAATGATCCTGCAATAATAGGAAAATTAGATTACCTCATTTGTGCTACAAAAACGTATGATATTGAAGAGAGTCTTCTTGCGCTTCAAAAGTGCATTACAAAAAACACCGTTTTTCTACCTTTGTACAATGGTGTTGATGCGCCAGAAAGAATTAGTATCCTTTATCCTGATAATGTTGTTTTAGAAGGTTGTGTTTATATCGTTTCGATGATTAATGCTCCTGGTGAAATTACAAAAATAGGGGCGTACGAAAAATTATTTTTTGGATCTAGAACAGCCTCTATTTCTAAACTGAAAGCCTTACAATCCATTTTTAAAAAGGCAACGATAGAGAGTTATTTAGTAGACAACATTGAAGAAACGGTTTGGGAAAAATTTATTTTCATATCCGCATTAGCATCAGCTACTTCTTATTTGAACCAAAATGTAGGTGAAATTCTAAGTACCGATTCTAGCCGAAAATTATATGTTGGTCTTCTCAATGAAATCACGCTGATTGCCGCTGTTAAAGGATTGGAATTACCTAATGACATTATTATGCAAACTATTTTAAAATTAGAAAAAACACCACATAGCGCTACGTCTTCGATGCATCGTGATGTATTGGCTGGACGTAAATTTGAATTGGCATCTTTGACTCAATTTGTAGTGGAACAAGGATTGAAATATGAAGTAGAAACACCAAATTATAAAATGGTTTTAGATAAATTATCGGTAGTTTTAGATTTTAATATTTAA
- a CDS encoding class I SAM-dependent methyltransferase, whose translation MILTEIIINRIKNEGPLSFRDFMEMALYFPELGYYNSKKNKIGQDGDFYTSANLSESFGAMIGRQIEEMWEILDRKPFKIIEYGAGTGLLCRDILHYLKNNTKLYKHLSYCIIEKSESMRAVEKKYLIEKVTWHNSIKTIPDINGCILSNEVIDNFSVHQVIMDEELKEVFVDYDNGFIEVLQPAKKELKEYLKTLKVVLPKGYRTEINLEAIAWIKEVSQFLNKGYIITIDYGSFSSDLYRNARSSGTLLCYNKHQKNENPYQLIGYQDITSHTNFSALGRWGLKYGINYCGMIDQTNFLRALGIKEYQNRALNNPLCKSQVKIHESYINYGLLMAMGMKFKVLIQQKGINQNSLSGLKFAKTSVIKTIE comes from the coding sequence ATGATACTTACAGAGATAATAATTAATCGAATTAAAAATGAGGGTCCATTATCCTTTCGGGATTTTATGGAGATGGCTTTGTATTTTCCAGAATTAGGTTATTACAATTCAAAGAAAAATAAAATTGGACAAGACGGAGATTTTTATACCAGTGCAAATCTTTCTGAATCTTTTGGTGCAATGATAGGCCGGCAAATAGAAGAAATGTGGGAAATACTGGATAGAAAGCCCTTTAAAATTATTGAATACGGAGCAGGAACGGGGCTTTTATGTCGGGATATTTTACATTATTTAAAAAACAACACCAAATTATACAAACACTTAAGCTATTGCATAATAGAAAAAAGTGAGAGCATGCGTGCTGTTGAAAAGAAATATTTAATTGAAAAAGTAACTTGGCACAATTCTATAAAAACAATTCCAGATATAAATGGCTGTATCTTATCCAATGAAGTTATTGATAATTTTTCAGTTCATCAAGTAATAATGGACGAAGAACTTAAAGAAGTATTTGTAGATTATGACAATGGATTTATCGAAGTGCTACAGCCAGCTAAAAAGGAGCTTAAAGAGTACCTAAAAACTTTAAAAGTAGTACTTCCAAAAGGATATCGAACAGAAATTAATCTGGAGGCAATAGCATGGATAAAGGAAGTTTCACAATTTCTAAATAAAGGATATATTATTACAATTGATTATGGCTCTTTCTCTTCTGATCTATATCGAAATGCGAGAAGCAGTGGCACATTATTATGCTATAACAAACATCAAAAAAATGAAAATCCATACCAACTTATAGGTTATCAAGATATTACGTCACATACTAATTTTTCGGCACTTGGCCGTTGGGGTTTAAAATATGGAATTAATTATTGTGGAATGATTGATCAAACCAATTTTTTAAGAGCACTTGGCATTAAAGAATACCAAAACAGAGCCTTAAACAATCCCTTATGTAAAAGTCAAGTAAAAATTCATGAATCCTATATTAATTACGGATTATTGATGGCGATGGGAATGAAATTTAAAGTATTAATTCAACAAAAAGGAATAAACCAAAACTCTTTATCAGGATTAAAATTTGCAAAAACTTCAGTAATTAAAACTATTGAATAA